In Solwaraspora sp. WMMD406, the genomic window GTGGTGTTCGCCCTGACCAAGGTCGACGCCTATCCGGGGTGGCGCACGATCCTGGCCGACAACCAGGCCCAGTTGCAGGCGCACGCTCCCCGGTTCGCCGCCGCCGGCTGGTTCCCGGTGTCGGCGCGGCTGGCGGAGTTGGCGTTGACGGTGCCGCCGGAGGCCGCCACCGAACTGGTCGGCGAGTCGCGGGTGGCGCCGCTGCAGCACGCGTTGGTCGAGTTGGCCGGCAAGGGGCATCTGTTGGCGCAGGCCAACGTGCTGCGGACGATCCGCAGTGAACTGGTGCGCCTCGACCTGGCGGCCGGGCAGCGGATCGCCGCCTGCGATCCGGATCCGTCGGAGGTGGCGCGGGCCCGGGAGGAACGCGCGGCGGTGGCCGCCCGCAAGCGGACCGAGTCGCGGCAGTGGTCGTTGGCGTTGAACACCGAGACGCAGCGGGCCCGGGTCGAGGCCACGGGTCGGCTGCGGACCGCGATCGGCGGCCTGCAGGAGCATTTCCTGACCCGGATCGAGGCCGCCCGTGGGGAGACGTTGAAGAACCTGCCGGGTGAGGTGGACCAGGCGTTGCACGCGTTGTCGCTGAGGTTCTCCCACGATCTGGAGTTCCGGTTCCGTAAGGTCGCCGAACGCACGTTGGCGCAGGTGTTCGGGCCGCAGGAGTTGCAGTTCGTGCTGCAGCGGATCAACGGCACGTTGCGGCACGCCCTGGCGACCCGGCCCCGGCGCGAAGGCGGTGGCGCCGACAACATGATGATCGCGTTGTCGGCCGGGGGGATGGCGTTCATGGCGGGTCGGGGCGCGGCGGCGGGGGCGTCGGCGTTGGGCGCCGGGGCGCTGGTCGGCGGCGGCCTGCTGATCCCGGTCGCCGGGCTCGGTCTGGGGTTGGCCGCCGGAGCGTTCATCCTCTACCGGCGGCGGGTGGCCAGCGACCGGCAGCAGGCCCGGGTGTGGCTGCGGGAGGTGCTCGGTGAGGCCCGTGCGGCGCTGGCCGACGAGGTGGTGCAGCGGTTCACCGACCTGCAGTACGCGTTGACGTTGGCCTTGGACGACGCGATCGAACGGCGGTTGGCGCAGCTCGACGCGCACATCGCCGAGATCGACAAGGCGTTGGCGCAGGACAAGGCCAGCCGGGCCAAGCGGCGGGCGGCGTTGCAGAGCCGCCGGGACACGATCCGGGCCCGGGTCAAGCAGGTCGACGAGGTGCTCAGCCGCGCCCGGACGCTGTCTCCGGCGCCGACGTCAGGGACGGCGACACGATGAGCGGTCAGTTCAGTGACTGGACCGGCGACGACGATCCGTCCGCCGACGACGGCTACGGCCCGGATGGTCACGGCCCGGACGGCTACGGCGACGCGGACACCGCCGAGCTGAACGCGCCGCTCGACGGCTACCCGTCGGCGTACGGCGACGTCGCGGGTTTCGGCGACGCCGACGACGAGCCGCCCGCTGAGGAGGGTTTCGGGTCGGCGTACGGCGACGAGGTCGACGACGCCGGTGACACCCCCGGCGGATCGGGCGGGGCGCTCGGGTACGGCGACGACCTGTCCCCCGGCGACGGCGGTCCGGCCGGACCGTACGCCGACACGGACCCGGAGGCGGAGTCCGGGTTCGGCGACGCCGACCCGGTGGCGCAGGAGCTCGGGCCGGCCGAGGTGCCGCCTGGTGCCGATCCGGACGTGCCGGCCGGGGCC contains:
- a CDS encoding dynamin family protein; this encodes MSGGPSPAALGGLLSGAVDTCLGFVRGLDPDAAVEIDALRRREVTRPSIVVVGETKRGKSSLVNALIGVTDLSPVDAAVATSAYLEFAHGPRPAARAFVPGREDPVPVPVDRLRDWGTVLGRLPDGTRPPRRIEVDHPAPLLQYLSLVDTPGTGGLDPAHTEIALAAVERAAALLFVVDASTPFTRPEMDFLIEASKRVNVVVFALTKVDAYPGWRTILADNQAQLQAHAPRFAAAGWFPVSARLAELALTVPPEAATELVGESRVAPLQHALVELAGKGHLLAQANVLRTIRSELVRLDLAAGQRIAACDPDPSEVARAREERAAVAARKRTESRQWSLALNTETQRARVEATGRLRTAIGGLQEHFLTRIEAARGETLKNLPGEVDQALHALSLRFSHDLEFRFRKVAERTLAQVFGPQELQFVLQRINGTLRHALATRPRREGGGADNMMIALSAGGMAFMAGRGAAAGASALGAGALVGGGLLIPVAGLGLGLAAGAFILYRRRVASDRQQARVWLREVLGEARAALADEVVQRFTDLQYALTLALDDAIERRLAQLDAHIAEIDKALAQDKASRAKRRAALQSRRDTIRARVKQVDEVLSRARTLSPAPTSGTATR